Proteins encoded together in one Solanum lycopersicum chromosome 7, SLM_r2.1 window:
- the TPP3 gene encoding defensin-like protein precursor, whose amino-acid sequence MARSIFFMAFLVLAMMLFVTYEVEAQQICKAPSQTFPGLCFMDSSCRKYCIKEKFTGGHCSKLQRKCLCTKPCVFDKISSEVKATLGEEAKTLSEVVLEEEIMME is encoded by the exons ATGGCTCGTTCCATTTTCTTCATGGCATTTTTGGTCTTGGCAATGATGCTCTTTGTTACCTATG AGGTAGAAGCTCAGCAAATTTGCAAAGCACCAAGCCAAACTTTCCCAGGATTATGTTTTATGGACTCATCATGTAGAAAATATTGTATCAAAGAGAAATTTACTGGTGGACATTGTAGCAAACTCCAAAGGAAGTGTCTATGCACTAAGCCATGTGTATTTGACAAAATCTCAAGTGAAGTTAAAGCAACTTTGGGTGAGGAAGCAAAAACTCTAAGTGAAGTTGTGCTTGAAGAAGAGATTATGATGGAGTAA
- the LOC112941896 gene encoding putative EG45-like domain containing protein 1: protein MAIPKNIFLVIICFLATFSIVLAIPGIGSFYNSSFIPSRCYGTKPQGDMVAKVGSKSLWDNGAVCGKKFNITCTGETNKYLLHPCTGKYVVVKIVDYCPQCYDDATTFHLHEKAFETISLLYAFDVKIDYVQIK from the exons atggcaattcctaaaaatatttttcttgttattatttgttttttggcTACTTTCTCTATAGTTTTGGCTATTCCAGGAATTGGATCATTTTATAATAGTAGCTTTATTC CGTCGAGGTGTTATGGAACCAAACCACAAGGTGACATGGTAGCAAAAGTTGGTTCTAAATCTCTATGGGATAATGGTGCTGTTTGTgggaaaaaatttaatataacatGTACTGgagaaacaaataaatatttgttacaTCCATGTACTGGAAAATATGTTGTTGTGAAGATTGTTGATTATTGTCCTCAATGTTATGATGATGCAACTACTTTTCATCTTCATGAGAAAGCATTTGAAACTATTTCTTTGCTCTATGCTTTCGACGTCAAGATCGATTACGTTCA GATCAAATGA
- the LOC101250817 gene encoding putative EG45-like domain containing protein 1 yields MAIPKNIILIIVFVATLFSIALATPGTATFYTNYVPSACYGSTPQGSIIAAASDFLWDDGKICGKIFNVTCTGPTNPVPHPCTGKSMVVKIVDHCPGCGGTLDLSKEVFPTIANPIAGVIKIDYVQI; encoded by the exons atggcaattcctaaaaatattattcttattattgtttttgtagCAACTTTATTCTCTATAGCTTTGGCTACACCAGGGACTGCAACATTTTATACTAACTATGTTC CATCGGCGTGTTATGGAAGTACACCTCAAGGTTCTATAATAGCAGCAGCTAGTGATTTTTTATGGGATGATGGAAAAATATGTGGGAAAATATTTAATGTTACATGTACTGGACCAACAAATCCTGTGCCACACCCTTGTACTGGCAAGAGTATGGTTGTGAAAATTGTGGATCATTGTCCTGGATGTGGTGGAACCCTAGATCTATCTAAAGAAGTTTTTCCGACTATCGCGAATCCTATAGCTGGTGTTATCAAGATCGATTACGTTCA GATTTGA